From Planococcus halocryophilus, the proteins below share one genomic window:
- a CDS encoding RecT family recombinase, with protein MTNQLQQQGNVPAESNKQNAMVTRVAEKVQSMVENNQINIPENYSIVNAVQAAYFKLTEVDFKKKTSLIDSATKESVAFSLQDMAIQALSVAKNQGYFIVYGDKMQFTRSYHGTQAVIKRMTGVKDIWANVIWKGEKFDVEYNQRGQLAFKSHEVDWKAATGNKDDIEGAYCIIERDDGVQFLTVMTIEEIKTSWSQSSMATVQNKYPQEMAKRTVINRAAKAFINTSDDSDLFIGAINRTTENEFDNERKEINPEYEINKNANKEELDITSPVIEQPKATKQNGEISQEKEHEPAGTATAEDDAPPF; from the coding sequence ATGACAAATCAACTACAACAACAGGGTAATGTTCCTGCTGAATCAAATAAACAAAACGCAATGGTGACGAGAGTCGCCGAGAAGGTTCAAAGCATGGTTGAAAACAATCAAATCAACATTCCAGAAAATTACTCGATTGTTAATGCTGTTCAAGCGGCCTATTTCAAATTGACAGAGGTGGATTTTAAGAAGAAAACTTCGTTGATCGACAGCGCGACAAAAGAGAGTGTCGCCTTCTCGTTGCAAGACATGGCCATTCAAGCACTGAGCGTTGCAAAGAATCAAGGCTACTTCATTGTTTACGGCGACAAAATGCAGTTCACAAGATCTTATCACGGTACCCAAGCCGTAATTAAAAGGATGACAGGCGTTAAAGATATTTGGGCTAACGTCATCTGGAAAGGTGAAAAATTCGACGTCGAGTACAACCAACGTGGGCAACTGGCTTTTAAATCGCACGAAGTGGATTGGAAAGCGGCAACCGGAAATAAAGACGACATCGAAGGCGCTTATTGCATCATCGAGCGTGATGACGGGGTGCAGTTCTTGACCGTTATGACTATCGAAGAAATTAAAACGTCGTGGTCTCAATCAAGCATGGCCACAGTGCAAAACAAGTACCCGCAAGAAATGGCGAAACGTACCGTGATCAATCGTGCTGCTAAAGCGTTTATCAATACTTCGGATGACAGCGACTTATTTATTGGAGCTATAAATCGTACTACTGAAAACGAGTTTGATAATGAGAGAAAAGAAATCAACCCAGAGTATGAAATTAATAAAAATGCTAACAAAGAAGAACTAGATATCACATCACCGGTAATTGAACAGCCGAAAGCAACTAAACAAAATGGTGAGATTTCGCAAGAGAAAGAACATGAGCCAGCCGGAACTGCTACTGCAGAAGACGACGCTCCACCGTTCTAA
- a CDS encoding AAA family ATPase, whose protein sequence is MKQIHINRLTLTNFKGVKNFSIEMNGSNAMVYGDNATGKTSLFDAFLWLLFDKDSQNKKDFEIKTLQDGKAIPMLDHEVECELSIDHQPMTLRKVYREKYTKTRGSTTKEFSGHETDYFVNETPLKKSEFNKRIQSLVEEEVFKLLTSPTYFNEQVKWQDRRNILLSVCGDVSEEEVFESNNELKGLRVILRGKSLDDFKATINSRRKKINEELERIPIRINEIEKSIPEDEGNFTELQAEVDKLDSGIEELQTQVSAIKNGNAILTKEAELQRIDMSLHNIKRDIEQDSKEEIYRLRAKLQEEQANLQAFQSQKRSKENENKYVTDQIQQTELSLMYLRRRWTELNNQKYVHEVECECPTCGQELPEEKVESAKEKALAQFNAWKSEELRKIKREGEQGATKNKQQQDKHGQILDEIAKLRAQIESKDNVVAELSEKLKTAESNVQDVKKNDEYNKLIEEKQAVSSSIQTMKENAEESISSIQSDIQENKAKRTELNAEIAKYANVASLRERIQELMDQEEQLAAEYEKLEHHLFLSEEFIRAKVNILEEKINAKFKYARFRLFETQINGGLQEVCETTFQGVPYGSGLNNAAKINIGLDIINTLSEFHGIQAPIFVDNAEAVTQLAETDSQLISLIVSEKDKSLRIETPNLEEAI, encoded by the coding sequence ATGAAACAAATCCACATCAACCGACTCACGTTAACTAATTTCAAAGGCGTGAAAAACTTTTCAATAGAAATGAATGGGTCGAATGCAATGGTTTACGGTGACAACGCAACAGGAAAGACAAGTCTCTTCGACGCTTTCTTGTGGTTGTTGTTCGATAAAGACAGCCAGAACAAAAAGGATTTTGAAATCAAAACACTTCAAGACGGGAAAGCGATTCCGATGTTGGATCACGAAGTGGAGTGCGAACTATCCATTGACCATCAACCAATGACGCTTCGCAAAGTGTACCGCGAAAAATACACCAAGACACGCGGATCAACTACAAAAGAGTTTTCGGGACATGAAACAGACTACTTTGTAAACGAAACGCCGTTGAAGAAATCCGAATTCAACAAGCGTATTCAATCATTGGTGGAAGAAGAAGTGTTTAAGTTATTGACTTCGCCGACATATTTCAATGAACAAGTGAAATGGCAAGACCGTCGAAACATCTTACTTTCCGTTTGTGGCGATGTTTCAGAAGAAGAAGTATTTGAATCGAACAATGAATTAAAAGGCTTGCGTGTCATTTTACGCGGTAAGAGCTTGGATGACTTCAAAGCAACAATTAATAGCCGTCGTAAGAAAATTAACGAAGAGCTGGAACGGATTCCAATTCGCATCAACGAGATTGAGAAATCGATTCCAGAAGATGAAGGAAACTTCACGGAACTTCAGGCAGAAGTAGACAAGCTGGACTCAGGTATTGAGGAGCTGCAAACGCAGGTTAGTGCCATTAAAAATGGAAACGCTATTCTAACAAAAGAAGCAGAATTACAACGCATCGATATGAGCTTGCATAACATCAAGCGTGACATTGAACAGGACTCAAAAGAAGAAATTTATCGGTTACGCGCGAAGCTGCAGGAAGAGCAAGCAAATCTGCAAGCATTCCAGTCGCAGAAGCGGTCAAAAGAAAATGAGAACAAGTATGTTACAGACCAGATTCAGCAAACAGAGCTTTCCTTGATGTATCTTCGTCGCCGTTGGACAGAGTTGAATAACCAAAAATATGTTCACGAAGTGGAATGTGAATGTCCAACATGTGGTCAGGAATTACCAGAAGAAAAAGTAGAATCAGCTAAAGAAAAAGCATTGGCTCAATTTAATGCCTGGAAATCGGAAGAGCTTCGCAAAATCAAACGCGAAGGTGAACAGGGTGCCACGAAAAATAAACAACAACAAGACAAACACGGTCAGATTCTCGATGAAATCGCGAAGCTAAGAGCTCAGATTGAATCAAAAGACAATGTTGTTGCAGAACTATCCGAAAAGCTTAAAACAGCTGAGTCCAACGTTCAAGACGTAAAAAAGAATGATGAATATAACAAGCTGATTGAAGAAAAACAAGCAGTCAGCTCGAGCATTCAAACCATGAAAGAAAATGCAGAAGAGTCCATCTCATCAATTCAATCCGACATTCAAGAGAACAAGGCTAAACGTACAGAATTGAATGCTGAAATCGCGAAGTATGCAAATGTAGCGTCCTTACGTGAGCGGATTCAGGAGTTGATGGACCAAGAAGAACAACTAGCAGCAGAGTATGAAAAGCTAGAACATCACTTGTTCCTATCAGAAGAATTTATCCGAGCGAAAGTCAACATCTTAGAAGAGAAAATAAACGCCAAATTCAAGTACGCACGCTTCAGACTTTTCGAAACCCAAATTAATGGTGGGTTGCAAGAAGTATGCGAAACCACGTTCCAGGGTGTGCCTTATGGATCTGGCTTGAACAATGCAGCCAAAATCAACATTGGACTCGACATCATTAACACATTATCCGAGTTCCACGGCATTCAAGCACCAATCTTCGTAGATAACGCAGAAGCGGTTACACAACTGGCAGAGACTGATTCACAACTAATCAGTTTAATTGTTTCGGAGAAAGACAAGTCACTACGCATTGAAACACCAAATTTAGAGGAGGCAATTTAA
- a CDS encoding YqaI family protein — MTKGDKEMVKKVEDLQEYRDAKDLEVRMHGLPSEAQTVIIQNIINQTCWHGPVTREWMENEIASQELLDNESLKLVTDHPVEDHFGSEIHVGDKWFEDGAGRVVLEDNVEDYLIEVANVEFCRAIE; from the coding sequence ATGACGAAAGGGGATAAAGAAATGGTGAAAAAAGTAGAAGACTTGCAGGAATATCGGGACGCAAAAGATTTGGAGGTACGCATGCACGGGCTGCCAAGTGAGGCACAAACAGTCATTATCCAGAACATTATCAACCAAACATGCTGGCACGGTCCGGTTACTCGTGAATGGATGGAGAACGAAATCGCTTCACAGGAGCTACTGGATAATGAGTCGCTAAAGCTTGTCACTGATCATCCGGTCGAGGATCATTTCGGTTCGGAAATTCACGTAGGAGATAAGTGGTTTGAAGATGGAGCTGGCCGCGTGGTCTTGGAAGATAATGTTGAGGATTATCTGATTGAAGTAGCAAATGTTGAATTTTGTCGGGCAATAGAATAA
- a CDS encoding Rha family transcriptional regulator, which produces MKNLLFMHNQQAVTSSSSIAETFNKQHAHILRDVDVLKKDVSNFGEMFFETIEPDSYGRNRRIYLMNRNGFTLLAMGFTGSKALHFKLEYINAFNEMEKALTQPRQLSEKEQLMASMKLSLETAGEIEVVKKEIAEVRDIAENQVTLDHGEQRRLQKAVAIKVYEIESDPAGQRRMFKELYREIKDRFAVASYKDVKRKDLQNAIRYVDAWLPRKVS; this is translated from the coding sequence ATGAAAAATCTGTTATTTATGCACAATCAGCAGGCGGTAACCAGTTCATCAAGTATCGCGGAAACATTCAATAAGCAACATGCTCACATTTTACGTGATGTGGATGTATTGAAAAAAGATGTCTCCAATTTTGGAGAGATGTTTTTTGAAACCATAGAACCCGATAGCTATGGTCGTAATCGTCGAATCTACTTAATGAACAGAAATGGCTTTACATTACTTGCAATGGGTTTTACCGGATCCAAAGCGTTGCACTTCAAACTGGAATACATCAACGCCTTTAATGAAATGGAAAAGGCGCTTACTCAACCGAGACAATTGTCAGAAAAAGAACAGCTAATGGCTTCAATGAAACTGAGTCTAGAAACAGCGGGTGAAATTGAAGTTGTAAAGAAGGAAATTGCTGAGGTGCGAGATATCGCAGAGAACCAAGTCACTTTAGATCATGGAGAACAACGCAGGCTACAAAAGGCAGTTGCAATTAAAGTATACGAAATCGAATCGGATCCAGCTGGCCAACGCCGCATGTTCAAAGAGTTGTATAGAGAAATCAAAGATCGTTTCGCTGTTGCTTCATACAAGGATGTTAAGCGCAAGGATTTACAGAATGCAATTCGTTATGTGGATGCTTGGCTGCCAAGAAAGGTTTCATAA
- a CDS encoding helix-turn-helix transcriptional regulator, with protein sequence MKNTNLTKAREKKNLTQEQLAKMLGKAGKQSVSNWENGHNKPPLPIAFRIAEILEEDISFLFSLEVQDSHTKRLSEKNRVAV encoded by the coding sequence ATGAAGAACACAAACTTGACTAAAGCCAGAGAGAAGAAAAATCTCACTCAAGAACAACTTGCAAAAATGCTTGGAAAAGCCGGTAAGCAATCAGTTTCAAACTGGGAGAATGGCCATAATAAACCGCCACTGCCAATTGCTTTTCGCATTGCAGAAATACTTGAAGAAGATATCAGCTTTTTATTTAGTTTAGAAGTACAAGATTCTCATACTAAAAGACTGTCTGAAAAAAATCGAGTCGCCGTCTGA